The following are encoded in a window of Castanea sativa cultivar Marrone di Chiusa Pesio chromosome 5, ASM4071231v1 genomic DNA:
- the LOC142634845 gene encoding uncharacterized protein LOC142634845 yields MPLKHAVGVTSCFLAELWALCDGLNLCLSRNFTAVEIEIDAKSIVDALSNPNYANLFVSSLIDDCKCLISQIPQMRFRHCYRETNRCVDALTHKGGCLAADFVIFDSPPVNITNLLDFDLSGLYLNRLCPEMLFSF; encoded by the coding sequence ATGCCGTTGAAACATGCCGTGGGGGTGACTTCTTGTTTCCTTGCTGAGCTTTGGGCCCTCTGTGATGGTTTGAATCTCTGTCTTAGCCGTAACTTCACTGCCGTTGAAATTGAGATAGATGCTAAGTCTATTGTGGATGCTTTGAGTAACCCGAATTATGCCAATTTATTTGTATCCTCTCTTATTGATGACTGCAAGTGCCTAATTTCACAGATTCCCCAGATGCGTTTTAGACATTGTTACCGTGAGACGAATAGATGTGTGGATGCTTTAACCCATAAGGGTGGCTGTCTAGCCGCTGATTTTGTTATCTTTGATAGTCCGCCTGTGAACATCActaatttattagattttgatcTTAGTGGGTTGTATCTAAACAGGCTTTGTCCTGagatgttgttttctttttag